The DNA window TCCGGCGAGCCCGCGGTGACGACCCGCGGGTGCGATCGTGTCGATCCGATACGCCAGCGCGGGCCCGATCCATACCGGGATCCCGTTCAGCGCAGCGGCGCCCGTCAGGTGGTTGTGTCCGCAGATGATCAGTCGCACATCCGATTCCGCCAGCACCTGACCCAACAGCTCCGGCTGCTCGAGCCGCAGATATTCGGTCGTCGCGATCGGCGAGGGGATCGGCGGATGGTGCAGCACGAGCAGCGTGCCGTGCGGCGCGGGTTCGCGCAGCTGATCGGCCAGCCAGTCCAGCTGTTCGGGTTCGAGCCGCCCGTCGTGCCGGCCCGGTGTGCTGCTGTCCAACGTGATGATGCGCAACCCGGCGACCTCGACCACCTGGTCGTGGGTGGTATCCGGGTCGACCGAGTCCAGGCCGAGCAACTCGATCCCGAAGGCCTCGCGCTCGTCGTGATTGCCCATCGCGTACACCGTGCGCGCGCCGAGTTCGGCGGCCACCGGCTCGACCGCGTCGCGCAGCCGCCGATACGCCTCCGGTGACCCGTTATCGCTCAGATCTCCCGACAGCACCAGCGCGTCGATGCGTTGCCCCGACGCCCGTAGCTGCTGCAGCACCTGGGTGAGATTCGCATAGGTGTCGATCATGCCGTGTACCCGTTCACCGGCGGGCCGGATATGGGTATCGGTCAGCTGAACGACAGTTACCTCACTCATGACGCGGGCAGGAGTTTGGCGCCCTGCTCACGGGCGGTGGTCAAGGTGGACTGGGGATCCTTGCCCTGGAACACGATGGACTCGACCGCGTCCATCATGCCGTCGCGGATCTGCAGATAGTTGGTGCCCGGCATGGAGATCCACGGCTCCATATTCGCCAGCTGCGCGACATTCGGTGCCAGCAAAGGATTCTGCGCCGACCAGGTCTTCAGCCCGTTCGGGTCGTCCATCAAACCGGTACGCAGCGGCAGATAGCCGATGCCCTGCGAGATCTTGGTGTAGGCATCCTCGCTGGTGAGGAATTTGATGAGCTCCCACGACGCCCGCTGCTTGGCCGGGTCGTTGGACAGAATATGCAGCGACGCGCCGGAATTCGTCGGCACGGTGGGCTTGCCTGCGAAACTCGGCATCGGCGCGGCCCGCAGGTCCCACTTGTCCTTGGCGCCGGTGACGAAGGTGCCCTGGATCGCACTGGTCTCCAGGATCATGCCGATCTCACCGCGCGCGAAGGCCTCATAACCCTGCTTCTGGTTCAGCTTCGGCATACTGCCCGAGTCGACCAGTTGCTTGCTCATCTGCGTGACCTCGACCGCGGCCGCGTCGGCGAAGGTCAGCGTCTTGCGATCCTCGGAGATGACCCGGCCGCCGTTGGAGCGGACCAGCGACTGGAAGCACCAGTCCTTGGCGGTCTTGGTCAGGCAGTCGATGTATACGCCGCCCTTACCGGTCTTTCCGGTGATCGCGGCGGATGCGTCGGAGACCTGCTGCCAGGTGGCGGGCGGCTTGGCCGGATCGAGTCCGGCTTCGGTGAACAACGAGGCGTTGACGTACAGCACGGGCGTGGAGAAGACGAACGGGACGCCGTAGGTGTGGCCGTCCCAATCCGCCAGGGTCCGCGCCTTCGGTGCGTACGGGTACTTGGCCCCGTCGAAGTTGTGCTGGACCTCCTGCTTGGAGACCAGCGTATCCAGCGGCTTCGC is part of the Nocardia sp. NBC_00565 genome and encodes:
- a CDS encoding metallophosphoesterase gives rise to the protein MSEVTVVQLTDTHIRPAGERVHGMIDTYANLTQVLQQLRASGQRIDALVLSGDLSDNGSPEAYRRLRDAVEPVAAELGARTVYAMGNHDEREAFGIELLGLDSVDPDTTHDQVVEVAGLRIITLDSSTPGRHDGRLEPEQLDWLADQLREPAPHGTLLVLHHPPIPSPIATTEYLRLEQPELLGQVLAESDVRLIICGHNHLTGAAALNGIPVWIGPALAYRIDTIAPAGRHRGLAGFGYSRIDLLGSTLVATAIEATPAETVYDRAEEDVLEQLAALAAEAR
- a CDS encoding ABC transporter substrate-binding protein; the encoded protein is MRRTTVKRTVPVLGLVFATTVALSACGGLGSTTTDSNVDTAQIPELKPDQQVSIVFESYNYGLAGAWTDTFNSLISDFGKKFPNIKVTAQKPQGNSPNPATDTISSIQNQMVAGTPPDVAQLGFSDLDYTIHQLGAKPLDTLVSKQEVQHNFDGAKYPYAPKARTLADWDGHTYGVPFVFSTPVLYVNASLFTEAGLDPAKPPATWQQVSDASAAITGKTGKGGVYIDCLTKTAKDWCFQSLVRSNGGRVISEDRKTLTFADAAAVEVTQMSKQLVDSGSMPKLNQKQGYEAFARGEIGMILETSAIQGTFVTGAKDKWDLRAAPMPSFAGKPTVPTNSGASLHILSNDPAKQRASWELIKFLTSEDAYTKISQGIGYLPLRTGLMDDPNGLKTWSAQNPLLAPNVAQLANMEPWISMPGTNYLQIRDGMMDAVESIVFQGKDPQSTLTTAREQGAKLLPAS